The DNA segment GTGCTCGAGAAGCGGGAGTCCAGGAGCAGGCCGGGAGAGGGCATCGTGACGTTCGCCCATGTCGGGCGCAACCAGCACGGCGACGTCGTCGCCACCGCGTCGCGAAAGACCATGGTGCGCAAGCAACCCCGCGAGGAGGCCTGATGCTCGGCACCACAGGGCCAGGGTGGCTGTTCTGTCCGGCCGACCGGCCGGAGCGGTTCGAGAAGGCCGCCGCCGCGGCGGATGTGGTGATCCTCGACCTCGAGGACGGGGTGGCCGCCAGGCACCGCGAGGCGGCCCGCCAGGCGGTGATCGACCATCCGCTCGACCCGGCGCACACCGTGGTGCGGGTCAACCCGGCCACCACCGCCGACCACCGACTCGACCTGCAGGCACTCGCCCGCACGGACTACACGACCGTGATGCTGGCCAAGACCGAAGCCGCCGAGCAGGTGAGCGCGCTCGCGCCGCTCGACGTCGTGGCGCTGATCGAGACGCCGCTCGGCGCGCTCACCGTCGCCGAGTCCAGTCGCGTGGAGAACTGCGTGGCGGTCATGTGGGGCGCCGAGGATCTGCTGGCGGTGCTCGGCGGGACGTCGAGCCGGTGGCCCGACGGCGCCTACCGCGACTTCGCCGTGCACGTCCGCTCCCAGTCGCTGCTGGCCGCCAAGGCCTACGGGCGCATGGCGCTGGACTCGGTGTACCTCGACATCAAGGACCTCGACGGGCTGCGGGCCGAGGTCGACGATGCGGTCGCCGTCGGGTTCGACGCCAAGGTCGCGATCCATCCGTCCCAGGTCGCGGTGATCCGCGACGGCTACCGGCCCACCGACGAACAGGCCGACTGGGCCCGCCGTGTCCTGGACACGTCGCGCGATCAGCGGGGCGTCTTCCAGTTCGAGGGCATAATGGTGGATGCCCCAGTGCTGAGGCGGGCAGAGCGCATCGTCGCGCTGGCACCACACCCCGGTAGCTAGCCGACAGCCCTCCACCAAGGGATCCTGCTCCGACCGCCACACGCTGAGCGCCTGAAGTCGTCGGACGGCGAAACATGCCGTCGATGCGATCTGAAGGAGGCGGTATGGCCGGCGTCCTCGTGGACCCTGTGCAGCTGGTGGGTGCCGACGGCACACCGAGCGCGCAGCACCCCGACCACCGGGACCTGCCTCCTCCGGAGACCCTCTGCTGGCTCTACGAGACGATGGTCGTCACCCGCGACCTCGACACCGAGTTCGTCCACCTGCAGCGCCAGGGCGAGCTCGCGCTGTACGCCTCGTGCCGCGGCCAGGAAGCCGCCCAGGTGGGCGCCACGGCATGTCTGCGCAAGACCGACTGGCTCTTTCCCCAGTACCGGGAGATCGGCGCGTTCCTGCTGCGCGGCATCACCCCGGGGCAGATGGCCGCGGTGTGGCGGGGCAAGTGGCACGGCGGGCTGGAGTTCACCGCGAAGTGCTGCGCGCCGATCTCCATCCCCATCGGCACCCAGGGCCTGCACGCCGTCGGCGCCGCGATGGCCGCCCAGCGCCTCGGCGAGGATTCGGTGACGGTGGTGTTCCTGGGCGACGGCGCCACCAGCGAGGGCGACGTGCACGAGGCGATGAACCTCGCCGCGGTCTACCAGGTGCCGTGCGTGTTCTTCGTGCAGAACAACCAGTGGGCGATCTCGGTGCCGGTCGAACGCCAGGTGGCCGGACCGTCGATCGCCCACCGCGCCGCCGGATACGGCATGCCGGGGGTGCGCGTCGACGGTAACGACGTACTGGCCTGTTTCGCGGTGATGTCCGAGGCGGCGGCGCGGGCACGCGACGGTGGTGGACCCACGCTGATCGAGGCGGTCACCTACCGGCTCGGACCGCACACCACCTCCGATGATCCGAGCCGATACCGCGACCCGGACGAGGTGGACCGGTGGCGGGCGCTGGACCCGATCCCGCGGTACCGCGCGTACCTGGAGGGCGCCGGTCTCTTGACCGAACGTCTGGAGGAGCGGGTGGCCGCCAGGTCGAAGCGGTTGCGGGCCGAATTGCGCGACGCCGTCGTCGGTGCGCCGGACGTCGACGTCGCCGAGGTGTTCGACACGGTCTACCGCGACATCACCCCGGATCTGGCGGAGCAGCGCGACCGGTTGCTCGCCGAGCTGGCCAAGGAGGCGTGACATGACGCAGCTGATCGAGCGGCCCGCCGGCGCCGACGGCGACGAGCCGTTGCTCACCGATGTCCCGCCGGTCGCCGAGCTGACGATGGTGCAGGCCATCAACCGCGCACTGCACGACGCGATGGCCGCCGACAACCGGGTGCTGGTGTTCGGCGAGGACGTCGCGACGCTGGGCGGGGTGTTCCGGGTGACCGACGGGCTGGCCGGGACCTTCGGCGCGCAGCGGTGTTTCGACACCCCGCTCGCTGAGTCGGCGATCATCGGCATCGCGATCGGCATGGCGATCCGCGGCTTCGTCCCGGTGCCCGAGATCCAATTCGACGGTTTCGCCGCGCCGGCGTTCGACCAGGTGGTCAGCCATCTCGCGAAGTACCGCATGCGGACCCGCGGCGATGTGGACATGCCCGTGACCGTCCGTATCCCGTCGTTCGGCGGAATCGGTGCGGTGGAACATCATTCGGAGTCGACGGAGACCTACTGGCTGCACACCGCCGGTCTCAAGGTGGTGACACCGTCGAGCCCCGCCGATGCCTACTGGCTGCTGCGCTACGCGATCGACAGCCGCGACCCGGTGATCTACCTGGAACCCAAACGCCGGTACTGGGCCCGCGAACCGGTGGACACCGCGCAGCCGGGTCTGCCGATCGGGCGGGCGGCGGTACGGCGCGACGGTGCCGACGTCACGGTGCTCACCTACGGTCCGCTGGTGGCGACGGCGCTGTCGGCCGCCGAACACGCCGCCGCGGAGGCGGGTTGGTCGCTGGAGGTCGTGGACCTGCGCACGCTCAACCCGCTGGACTTCGCCACGGTGGCGGCCTCGGTGGCGAAGACGGGCCGCGCGGTGGTGATGCACGAGGGGCCGCGGACGCTGGGGTTCGGCGCCGAACTGGCCGCCCGGATCTCCGAGGAGTTGTTCTACGACCTCGAGGCACCGGTGCTGCGGGCTACCGGGTTCGACACCCCGTATCCGCCGGCGCGGCTGGAGAAGCTGTGGCTGCCGGGTGTGGACCGGCTGCTGGACTGTGTGCAGCGGACGCTGGAGATGCCATGAGCGTGCAGGATTTCCTGGTGCCCGACCTGGGCGAGGGGCTGCAGGACGCGACGATCACCTCGTGGGCGGTCGAGGTCGGCGACGAGGTCGAGCTGAACCAGACGCTGTGCACGGTCGAGACGAACAAGGCGGAGGTGGAGATCCCGAGCCCGTACGCGGGACGGGTCGTCGAGCGCGGCGGCGAGGACGGCCAGACGCTCGACGTCGGCTCACTGCTGATCCGCATCGCGACCTCGGAATCGGCGACGTCGGAATCGACGACCTCGGAATCGGCGACGTCGGAATCGGTCACGCCGCAACGCAAACCGGTGCTGGTCGGCTACGGCGCCGACGATGCGATGGATGCCAGCAGACGGATGGCGCCGCGGCGGCCGCGGGCCAAACCGCCGGTGCGCAAACTGGCGTCCGAGTTGAACGTCGACCTGACCGGGGTGCGCGCATCGGGTCCGGACGGGGTGATCACCCGCGAGGACGTACAGCGCGCGGCGGGGACGGCTCCCGCGGGCTCGCCTGGTCCCGCCGAGACGACGGCGGTGCGCGGCGTGCAGGCCGAGATGGCGCGGCGGATGGCGTTGTCGCGCCGGGAGATCCCCGATGCGCACGCGAGCGTCACCGTGGACGGCAGCGCCCTGCTTTCACTCCGGGATCGGCTGCGCGACCAGCTTCGCGACACCGATCCGCCGGTGACGCCGTTCGTGCTGACGCTGCGGATGATCACCCTGGCGCTCTCGCGTCATCCGGTGCTCAACGCGACGTGGATCGAGACGGCCGACGGTCCGCAGATCCACCGCCACAGGGCGATTCACCTCGGGTTCGGGGTGGCCGCACCGCGTGGGCTGCTGGTTCCGGTGATCACCGACGCGCAGGACAAGACGACCCGCGAACTCGCGGGCGTGGTGGAGCGGTTGGTGGAAGAGGCGCGTGCCGGACGCGTGCGGCCCGCGGAGTTGTCGGGGTCGACGTTCACGGTGTCGAACTTCGGGGCGCTCGGCTTGGACGAGGGCGTGCCGGTGATCAACTACCCGGAGGCGGCGATCCTCGGGATGGGATCGCTCAAGCCCAGGGCGGTGGTCGTCGACGGGGATGTGGTCGCCCGCCCCACGATGACGTTGACGTGCGCGTTCGACCACCGGATCGCCGACGGGGCCGCGGTGGCGGCGTTCCTCGGTGAGCTTCGCGAACTCGTCGAGACACCCGAGGTCGCGCTGCTGGACCTGTGACCTAGCGGCGCTTGGCCGCGGCGAGGCGACGGGCGAACTCGGGGGATTCGATGGACGACGCCTGCGGTCCGAGTTCGATGTCGACCGCAGCGCGGTGCTGTTCGGTGTCGACGGTGCCGGGATCGGCGGTCGCGCGCATCGAGGCCTTCGTGGCCAGGACGATCTCACGCGGGGCCGCGGCGGGTCCGGCGGCGAGGTCACGGGCCGCGGCGACGGGATCGTCGGCGACCTCGAGGGCGAGACCGTACCGGACGGCCGTTTCGGCGTCGAAGCGCTTGCCGAACAGCAGCGCCGCGCGGGCCACCTCGGGTCCGACGGCCCGCTGCAGCATCCAGGTCGCGCCGCCACCGGGGTGGATGCCGAGCTTCTGGAACCGCGGGTCGAACAACGCGTTCGGGCCGGCGATGCGGACGTCCGCGGCGAGCGCAAGGTTGAGCCCGGCGCCGACGGCCGCCCCATTGACGGCCGCGATGGTCGGCAGCGTGCAGTTCGCCACGGCGAGAAAGCCGTCGTAGATGCGCAACAGTCCGTCTCGGGTGGCTTCACCGAGGGCCGTCAGGTCCGCGCCCGCGCAGAATGCCTTGCCCGCGCCGGTGACGATCAGTGCGTGCACGTCCGGATCGGCTTCGGCCGATTCGACCGCCGCGCGCAGTGCGGCCGACATCTCGAACGTCACCGCGTTGCGCCGGTCGGGGTCGT comes from the Mycolicibacterium litorale genome and includes:
- a CDS encoding HpcH/HpaI aldolase/citrate lyase family protein, encoding MLGTTGPGWLFCPADRPERFEKAAAAADVVILDLEDGVAARHREAARQAVIDHPLDPAHTVVRVNPATTADHRLDLQALARTDYTTVMLAKTEAAEQVSALAPLDVVALIETPLGALTVAESSRVENCVAVMWGAEDLLAVLGGTSSRWPDGAYRDFAVHVRSQSLLAAKAYGRMALDSVYLDIKDLDGLRAEVDDAVAVGFDAKVAIHPSQVAVIRDGYRPTDEQADWARRVLDTSRDQRGVFQFEGIMVDAPVLRRAERIVALAPHPGS
- the pdhA gene encoding pyruvate dehydrogenase (acetyl-transferring) E1 component subunit alpha; the encoded protein is MAGVLVDPVQLVGADGTPSAQHPDHRDLPPPETLCWLYETMVVTRDLDTEFVHLQRQGELALYASCRGQEAAQVGATACLRKTDWLFPQYREIGAFLLRGITPGQMAAVWRGKWHGGLEFTAKCCAPISIPIGTQGLHAVGAAMAAQRLGEDSVTVVFLGDGATSEGDVHEAMNLAAVYQVPCVFFVQNNQWAISVPVERQVAGPSIAHRAAGYGMPGVRVDGNDVLACFAVMSEAAARARDGGGPTLIEAVTYRLGPHTTSDDPSRYRDPDEVDRWRALDPIPRYRAYLEGAGLLTERLEERVAARSKRLRAELRDAVVGAPDVDVAEVFDTVYRDITPDLAEQRDRLLAELAKEA
- a CDS encoding alpha-ketoacid dehydrogenase subunit beta, whose protein sequence is MTQLIERPAGADGDEPLLTDVPPVAELTMVQAINRALHDAMAADNRVLVFGEDVATLGGVFRVTDGLAGTFGAQRCFDTPLAESAIIGIAIGMAIRGFVPVPEIQFDGFAAPAFDQVVSHLAKYRMRTRGDVDMPVTVRIPSFGGIGAVEHHSESTETYWLHTAGLKVVTPSSPADAYWLLRYAIDSRDPVIYLEPKRRYWAREPVDTAQPGLPIGRAAVRRDGADVTVLTYGPLVATALSAAEHAAAEAGWSLEVVDLRTLNPLDFATVAASVAKTGRAVVMHEGPRTLGFGAELAARISEELFYDLEAPVLRATGFDTPYPPARLEKLWLPGVDRLLDCVQRTLEMP
- a CDS encoding dihydrolipoamide acetyltransferase family protein is translated as MSVQDFLVPDLGEGLQDATITSWAVEVGDEVELNQTLCTVETNKAEVEIPSPYAGRVVERGGEDGQTLDVGSLLIRIATSESATSESTTSESATSESVTPQRKPVLVGYGADDAMDASRRMAPRRPRAKPPVRKLASELNVDLTGVRASGPDGVITREDVQRAAGTAPAGSPGPAETTAVRGVQAEMARRMALSRREIPDAHASVTVDGSALLSLRDRLRDQLRDTDPPVTPFVLTLRMITLALSRHPVLNATWIETADGPQIHRHRAIHLGFGVAAPRGLLVPVITDAQDKTTRELAGVVERLVEEARAGRVRPAELSGSTFTVSNFGALGLDEGVPVINYPEAAILGMGSLKPRAVVVDGDVVARPTMTLTCAFDHRIADGAAVAAFLGELRELVETPEVALLDL
- a CDS encoding enoyl-CoA hydratase, producing the protein MAESVLMQVDDHVALVTVNDPDRRNAVTFEMSAALRAAVESAEADPDVHALIVTGAGKAFCAGADLTALGEATRDGLLRIYDGFLAVANCTLPTIAAVNGAAVGAGLNLALAADVRIAGPNALFDPRFQKLGIHPGGGATWMLQRAVGPEVARAALLFGKRFDAETAVRYGLALEVADDPVAAARDLAAGPAAAPREIVLATKASMRATADPGTVDTEQHRAAVDIELGPQASSIESPEFARRLAAAKRR